The Cloeon dipterum chromosome 3, ieCloDipt1.1, whole genome shotgun sequence genome includes a region encoding these proteins:
- the LOC135940943 gene encoding baculoviral IAP repeat-containing protein 2-like — MIPSAIPSSSRSTDCLMLDIANDDGLHPTSQEPKSNLSLAIHRYFTFPLQFRRLFPLELLHTLSDLGFYFANERVNCNFCGFIITTGQLSEYFSHGLEHVQKVIPEFHKNCKIGGDDSENVPMGKSLNDHLNYKYEAHRLYSLLKKVDWQFVEPFSLAKSGFFYSGHEDNVICAFCNLEVRGWEKGDTPDGEHRRWNPNCPFLCDCKSVINISIGSEQIEGKPANGLSKMNIGRNPFALTKGLQNYGPNIHFVIKSNLFLVTPRDLNIQDWSEPLNLKFATLNSRLNSFKGFWPRCLNQTLIAMARAGFFYTGTGDRAICFHCNLGLKDWDPNDDPFVQHCKWNSNCQYISRMSKVERSKDEITNAPAKRCTDGDILCLKCRVENVSKVNLPCGHMTFCNSCSAKSCLVCRSDIIAEINVLGFSASEADETNDEEILSSLTDESKDRPKQKSLCLRI, encoded by the exons ATGATTCCATCAGCTATTCCTTCATCATCAAGGTCAACTGACTGTCTAAT gcTTGATATTGCGAATGACGATGGATTGCATCCTACATCCCAGGAACCGAAATCCAATTTGAGTTTGGCCATTCATCGTTATTTCACCTTTCCACTCCAGTTTCGCCGGCTCTTCCCACTTGAACTGCTCCACACGCTGTCGGATCTGGGCTTCTACTTTGCCAATGAACGTGTAAATTGCAACTTTTGTGGGTTCATCATAACTACTGGGCAATTGTCTGAATACTTTAGTCACGGTTTAGAACATGTTCAAAAGGTCATTCCCGAATTTCACAAAAACTGTAAGATCGGCGGCGATGATTCGGAAAATGTGCCGATGGGAAAGAGTTTGAATGACCATCTTAATTACAAATACGAGGCCCACCGTCTGTACTCGCTGCTGAAAAAGGTCGACTGGCAGTTCGTTGAGCCCTTCAGTTTGGCAAAAAGCGGATTTTTCTACTCTGGACATGAAGACAACGTGATTTGCgcattttgcaatttggaAGTCCGAGGTTGGGAGAAGGGAGACACGCCGGACGGAGAACACAGGCGTTGGAACCCAAATTGCCCCTTTTTGTGCGATTGCAAGAGCGTCATTAACATTTCGATCGGAAGCGAGCAAATTGAAGGAAAACCTGCCAATGGCCTTTCCAAGATGAATATTGGCAGAAACCCTTTTGCTTTGACTAAGGGACTACAAAATTACGGGCCAAATATTCATTTCGTGATAAAAAGCAACCTTTTCTTGGTGACTCCTCGCGACTTGAATATTCAAGATTGGTCCGAACCTTTGAACCTGAAATTTGCCACCTTGAACAGCCGACTCAATTCTTTTAAAGGTTTTTGGCCGAGATGTCTCAATCAAACTCTAATTGCAATGGCTCGCGCTGGTTTCTTTTACACCGGAACTGGAGATCGAGCCATTTGCTTCCATTGTAATTTGGGCTTGAAAGACTGGGACCCTAACGACGACCCTTTCGTCCAACATTGTAAATGGAACTCGAATTGCCAATATATCAGCAGGATGAGCAAAGTGGAGCGTAGTAAGGACGAAATCACGAACGCACCTGCTAAAAGATGCACCGACGGCGATATTCTTTGTCTCAAATGCAGGGTGGAAAATGTGTCCAAAGTAAATTTGCCCTGCggacacatgacattttgcaATTCCTGCTCTGCAAAATCTTGCTTAGTTTGTCGAAGCGATATAATTGCAGAAATCAATGTTCTTGGCTTTTCTGCCAGTGAGGCTGACGAGACAAACGATGAGGAAATCCTCTCCAGCCTCACTGATGAGTCCAAGGATAGGCCGAAACAAAAATCGCTTTGTCTGAGGATATGA
- the LOC135939467 gene encoding baculoviral IAP repeat-containing protein 7-B-like produces MGVPGVPAAKNLKLKLILAMHRYFTYPLDFHQSYTTDLIISLSELGLYYRITGECEFLHCNFCQLKISREKFEEYLSKGSADAKNTIYKRQKDLKCKLLEQNSENLPMGQNVESKLNHKFEAHRLYSLLQKLDWQFVEPFGLARSGFYYTGYGDNVRCTFCNLEVCKWGAGDTPDGEHKRWNSKCPFMLKNHIVPNIEIGSEQLNVSHDCLSAGHRPCHISNPFASNETQFKEYGPNFKFVITLNHFLITPNDLNIKNWSSPFHPRYATLSSRNDSFKDSWPKSCTQTPLELARAGFYSTGIEDQVICFHCNVALKDWAENDDPFILHCKWNQNCQYLLMCKGSDFVQQVLYPNKNREITNSSTENKGDGDMCCKKCKLNIVSKVNLPCGHMTFCSTCSSEESCTVCNRDIISEIKVLGFSFSETEKKSNEEQPLESN; encoded by the coding sequence ATGGGAGTACCCGGAGTACCTGCAGCCAAAAACCTAAAGCTGAAACTCATCTTGGCGATGCATCGATACTTCACCTATCCACTTGATTTTCATCAGAGTTATACAACTGACCTGATCATCTCACTGTCAGAACTTGGACTATATTACAGAATCACTGGCGAGTGCgaatttttgcattgcaatttttgccaGTTAAAAATCAGTCGAGAGAAATTTGAGGAGTATTTGTCCAAAGGAAGTGCAGACGCTAAAAATACGATTTACAAAAGGCAAAAGGATTTGAAATGTAAACTTCTCGagcaaaattcagaaaatttgcCTATGGGACAAAATGTTGAAAGCAAGCTGAATCACAAATTCGAGGCGCATCGTCTGTATTCCCTGCTCCAAAAACTCGACTGGCAATTTGTGGAACCGTTTGGCTTGGCAAGGAGTGGCTTTTATTACACCGGGTACGGTGATAACGTCAGAtgcactttttgcaatttggaaGTGTGCAAATGGGGGGCGGGAGACACGCCGGACGGAGAGCACAAACGTTGGAACTCAAAGTGTCCTTTCATGTTAAAAAACCACATCGTCCCCAATATTGAAATCGGAAGCGAACAGTTGAATGTTTCCCATGACTGCTTGTCCGCCGGACACAGGCCTTGCCACATTTCGAATCCATTCGCCTCGAATGAGACACAGTTCAAGGAGTACGGgccaaattttaagtttgtcATAACTTTGAACCACTTTCTTATTACGCCCAAtgatttgaatataaaaaattggtcttCGCCTTTTCACCCGAGGTACGCAACCTTGAGCAGCCGAAACGATTCGTTCAAGGATTCTTGGCCGAAAAGTTGCACACAAACACCATTAGAATTGGCTCGAGCTGGTTTTTATTCCACGGGAATCGAGGATCAAGTAATTTGCTTCCATTGTAACGTAGCTCTGAAAGATTGGGCCGAGAACGATGACCCTTTTATCTTACATTGTAAGTGGAATCAAAACTGTCAGTATTTGCTAATGTGCAAAGGCTCTGACTTTGTGCAGCAAGTTTTATATCCTAACAAAAACAGGGAAATTACGAACTCATCTACAGAGAACAAAGGCGATGGAGATATgtgttgcaaaaaatgcaaattaaatattgtatcCAAAGTGAACCTGCCTTGTGggcacatgacattttgtagTACCTGCTCTTCAGAGGAGTCTTGTACAGTTTGCAATAGAGACATTATTTCAGAAATCAAAGTGCTGGGATTCTCATTCAGCGAGACTGAGAAGAAAAGCAATGAAGAGCAGCCTCTCGAGTCTAACTGA
- the LOC135941242 gene encoding death-associated inhibitor of apoptosis 2-like yields the protein MIFGLPEKAYCKIWDVGSKNMPMGNARNYYFEAHRLYSLLKKNDWQYVGPFSLAKNGFFYTGDGDNVRCVFCNLEVRGWEEGDTADGEHRRWNPNCPFLRNEQSVGNVKIGSEQTDLKHDALVAIIPKGAQSYPVTQPAPVMDNQGAQLPAAVPQDEIRAPQGEIGDPQGEAVQQQDP from the coding sequence ATGATCTTTGGACTGCCAGAAAAGGCCTATTGCAAAATCTGGGACGTAGGCTCAAAAAATATGCCAATGGGTAATGCACGGAATTACTATTTTGAGGCTCATCGTCTCTATTCTCTGCTGAAAAAGAATGACTGGCAGTACGTTGGTCCGTTCAGTTTagcaaaaaatggatttttctaCACCGGAGACGGAGACAACGTCAGATGCGTATTCTGCAATTTGGAAGTGCGCGGCTGGGAAGAAGGAGACACGGCTGATGGAGAACACCGGCGTTGGAACCCGAACTGTCCTTTTTTGCGCAACGAGCAAAGTGTCGGCAACGTCAAGATCGGAAGCGAGCAGACTGATTTGAAACACGATGCCCTTGTTGCAATAATACCCAAAGGGGCTCAGTCATACCCAGTGACACAACCTGCTCCAGTCATGGACAATCAGGGTGCTCAGCTGCCTGCTGCAGTCCCTCAGGATGAGATTAGAGCCCCTCAGGGTGAGATTGGAGACCCTCAGGGTGAAGCTGTACAACAGCAAGATCCTTAA
- the LOC135939679 gene encoding E3 ubiquitin-protein ligase XIAP-like, with translation MSLSKQHTHVVGGGQLAGPIPEQMLDRLNKDFAVHRLFTFPLEFYPRYSIELLGMVAELGFYFENPCIRCQFCGATIDGIEGYFAQGIEAAKKRILEKHDQANCPIGAADTKNLSMAIVTSLPDYRAEAHRLYSLLKKSDWQHVTPFDMARSGFYYSGVGDNVVCIYCNLAVSDWEDGDTPDNEHQESNPDCPFLDAKQSITNFEIGSEHEADANHDAIGTLKPGTTTFDPSKPPGKPSDRGAGKR, from the exons ATGAGTTTGAGCAAACA acacACTCATGTTGTGGGTGGAGGGCAACTTGCCGGGCCTATACCTGAGCAGATGCTCGACAGATTGAACAAAGATTTCGCTGTGCATCGATTGTTCACGTTTCCGCTTGAATTCTACCCTAGGTACTCGATCGAGCTGCTCGGAATGGTAGCGGAACTGGGTTTCTATTTTGAAAACCCTTGCATCCGGTGCCAATTTTGCGGAGCCACCATAGATGGAATTGAAGGATATTTTGCTCAAGGAATTGAAGCGGCTAAAAAGAGGATTCTGGAGAAGCACGATCAGGCAAATTGCCCAATCGGGGCCGCTGATACAAAAAATCTGTCGATGGCGATTGTCACCAGCTTGCCGGATTACAGAGCCGAAGCGCACCGTCTGTACTCCTTGCTGAAAAAGTCCGACTGGCAGCACGTCACACCCTTTGACATGGCCAGAAGTGGATTTTACTACTCTGGAGTCGGCGACAACGTCGTCTGCATTTACTGCAACCTGGCAGTCAGCGACTGGGAGGACGGAGACACGCCGGACAACGAGCACCAAGAAAGCAACCCCGATTGCCCATTCCTGGACGCAAAGCAGAGCATCACCAATTTCGAAATCGGAAGCGAGCACGAGGCTGATGCCAATCACGACGCCATAGGAACCCTCAAACCGGGCACCACCACTTTCGACCCGAGCAAACCCCCAGGCAAGCCCAGTGATCGAGGCGCGGGTAAACGCTGA
- the LOC135939493 gene encoding putative inhibitor of apoptosis, producing MMGSVKESTGKFLQNETRATGHETLFTEAPAPYFKLSDINLNFALHRLFTFFAFIPLDFWQGFPFARLLELAELGLNCVNERGRAFFYCTFCTSKFSPEEVQGYSVQYIREKMNCRAHAQNMPLGDVEAMQNYNYEAYRLFSLLKKPDWQHVEPFGLARNGFYYTGDQDRVRCAFCKVEVCKWTKGDTPESEHKSWSPDCPFLRNAADVGNIVIGKETIKFSHDGLGTPSKGSRPFTPPATETEHDDAEARDAEQQARRHQTLPQVPDIPGKLGELC from the exons ATGATGGGTTCCGTCAAAGAATCAACCGGTAAATTCCTCCAAAATGAAACCAG ggcAACGGGACATGAAACGCTTTTCACCGAAGCTCCAGCTCCGTATTTCAAGTTGTCggatataaatttgaattttgcctTGCACCGCTTGTTCACCTTCTTCGCCTTTATTCCACTCGATTTTTGGCAAGGATTCCCATTCGCCCGTCTACTCGAGCTGGCCGAGCTGGGCCTCAACTGCGTCAATGAGCGCGGCCGTGCATTTTTCTACTGTACGTTTTGCACTTCAAAATTCAGCCCTGAGGAAGTCCAGGGATACTCTGTCCAATATATTCGCGAGAAGATGAATTGCAGAGCTCACGCACAAAATATGCCACTGGGAGATGTAGAGGCAATGCAGAATTACAATTACGAGGCATATCGGCTGTTTTCGCTGCTGAAAAAGCCCGACTGGCAGCATGTCGAGCCCTTCGGCCTGGCGAGAAATGGATTTTACTACACCGGAGACCAAGACCGTGTCAGGTGCGCTTTCTGCAAGGTGGAAGTTTGCAAATGGACGAAAGGAGACACGCCCGAATCGGAGCACAAGAGTTGGAGCCCAGATTGCCCGTTTTTGCGTAACGCGGCAGACGTGGGCAACATCGTCATTGGAAAAGAGACGATTAAGTTCTCTCACGACGGCTTGGGAACACCAAGTAAAGGCTCTCGACCTTTCACACCGCCTGCCACAGAAACCGAACACGATGATGCTGAAGCACGAGATGCTGAACAGCAAGCCAGACGCCACCAAACCCTCCCTCAAGTGCCG GATATACCTGGTAAACTCGGCGAACTCTGCTGA